One part of the Streptomyces sp. AM 2-1-1 genome encodes these proteins:
- a CDS encoding nucleotide pyrophosphatase/phosphodiesterase family protein, whose translation MVQPAWQDPVPLPIGTAPLPEYGTGSLADLLPTLAAGQQVPGFTASIPELTPADRNCVFLIDGLGWEQITAHPDEAPFLHSLLPTSRGGTGRPITAGFPATTATSLASVGTGLPPGKHGLPGYTVRDPATGRLMNQLRWKPWTSPKVWQPYPTVFGLADAAGVRTAQVSAPAFEQTPLTKVALSGGSFLGRLAGEERMDVAAQRLAAGDRSLVYTYYSEVDGAGHRFGIDSDAWRGQLMYVDGLARRLAEQLPPRSALYITADHGMIDIPFDEQSRIDFDEDWELRAGVALLGGEGRARHVYAVPGAEADVLTVWQEVLGEQFWVASRDEAIAAGWFGPDIDERVYGRIGDVVAAAHDDVVITASVNEPHESEMVGMHGSMTPVEQLVPLLEVRT comes from the coding sequence ATGGTGCAGCCCGCCTGGCAGGATCCCGTACCGCTCCCGATCGGCACCGCCCCCCTCCCCGAGTACGGCACCGGTTCGCTCGCGGACCTGCTGCCGACCCTCGCGGCCGGGCAGCAGGTGCCCGGCTTCACCGCGTCGATCCCGGAGCTGACCCCGGCCGACCGCAACTGCGTCTTCCTGATCGACGGCCTCGGCTGGGAACAGATCACCGCGCACCCGGACGAAGCCCCTTTCCTGCACTCCCTGCTGCCGACCTCGCGCGGCGGCACCGGCCGTCCGATCACCGCCGGGTTCCCCGCCACCACGGCGACCTCCCTCGCCTCGGTCGGGACGGGCCTGCCGCCCGGGAAGCACGGACTGCCCGGGTACACCGTGCGTGATCCGGCCACCGGCCGGCTGATGAACCAGCTCCGCTGGAAGCCGTGGACCTCACCGAAGGTCTGGCAGCCGTACCCCACCGTCTTCGGTCTCGCCGACGCCGCCGGGGTGCGTACCGCCCAGGTCTCGGCGCCCGCGTTCGAGCAGACGCCGCTGACCAAGGTCGCGCTCAGCGGTGGCTCGTTCCTGGGCCGGCTCGCCGGCGAGGAGCGGATGGACGTCGCGGCGCAGCGGCTGGCCGCGGGCGACCGTTCGCTGGTCTACACGTACTACAGCGAGGTGGACGGCGCGGGCCACCGCTTCGGCATCGACTCCGACGCCTGGCGCGGGCAGTTGATGTACGTGGACGGGCTCGCCCGGCGCCTCGCCGAGCAACTCCCGCCCCGGTCGGCGCTCTACATCACCGCCGACCACGGCATGATCGACATCCCGTTCGACGAGCAGTCCCGCATCGACTTCGACGAGGACTGGGAGCTGCGCGCCGGCGTCGCCCTGCTGGGCGGCGAGGGCCGCGCCCGCCACGTCTACGCCGTCCCCGGCGCGGAGGCCGATGTCCTGACCGTGTGGCAGGAGGTGCTCGGCGAGCAGTTCTGGGTGGCGAGCCGGGACGAGGCGATCGCCGCCGGCTGGTTCGGCCCCGACATCGACGAGCGCGTGTACGGCCGCATCGGTGACGTGGTCGCCGCCGCCCACGACGACGTGGTGATCACCGCCTCGGTCAACGAGCCGCACGAGTCCGAGATGGTCGGGATGCACGGTTCGATGACCCCCGTCGAACAGCTCGTCCCGCTCCTCGAAGTGCGCACCTGA